A window of Candidatus Pantoea floridensis contains these coding sequences:
- a CDS encoding cyclic di-GMP phosphodiesterase: MPLSGTLKRHASYSRRIAWSSAIVGAVFFLLFVTVLLTLTWQKRTQQHEQLLAQSRDDLQQVISTLSDTLYPLQQYTQFSCNSVGRELTSRAAFAGNIRAILLVRDSYAYCSSATGAFLLAANDISPESELERDRDMRLLEGTPLQPTKPALALWVKNPGAEETGILATMNITLTPYQLLASYHPEITGMALVMGNKALLSNSNQVVNRSDLPVPLREIAFNNSPLHFLLFGTTLAPRDYLLALLTGLLFSLFVTALSWLLLTRHQRPGKEIMLAIKQGQFHVEYQPLVTAHDGQPYGVEALLRWTHPTEGMIPPDVFIGYAETQNLIIPLTQHLFTLVARDAQFLHQQLPQGTRLSLNLSPLHLASESFRRDVEEWMNTMPAGHFNYVFEITERTMVREKNAGEIFAWLHANNVKIAIDDFGTGHSALIYLEKYPFDYLKIDRGFVQSIGTETVTSPVLDTVLLLAKKLNLKTVAEGVETGDQAAWLVNRGVTHLQGYLFSRPLRPENLISYYQRQRALS, encoded by the coding sequence ATGCCACTGTCGGGGACGCTGAAACGTCATGCAAGCTATTCACGCCGCATCGCCTGGAGTAGCGCGATCGTAGGCGCGGTATTTTTTCTTCTATTCGTTACTGTGCTGTTAACTTTGACCTGGCAGAAGCGCACCCAGCAACATGAACAACTGTTAGCGCAAAGCCGGGACGATTTACAACAGGTCATCTCAACGCTATCGGATACGCTTTATCCCCTGCAGCAATACACACAATTTAGTTGCAACAGCGTTGGTCGCGAGCTGACATCACGGGCTGCGTTCGCTGGGAATATTCGCGCTATATTGCTGGTTCGCGACAGCTACGCGTACTGCTCCTCGGCAACCGGTGCCTTCCTGCTGGCCGCCAACGATATTTCTCCTGAATCTGAACTGGAACGCGATCGCGATATGCGTTTGCTGGAAGGTACACCGTTGCAGCCGACCAAACCGGCGCTGGCGTTATGGGTGAAGAATCCCGGAGCGGAAGAGACCGGCATTCTCGCTACCATGAATATCACGCTCACGCCTTATCAGCTGCTGGCTTCCTACCATCCGGAAATCACCGGAATGGCGTTGGTAATGGGCAACAAGGCGCTGCTGAGCAACAGCAATCAAGTGGTAAACCGCAGTGATTTACCTGTTCCGCTGCGTGAGATCGCCTTTAACAATAGCCCCCTGCATTTTTTACTGTTTGGCACCACCTTAGCGCCACGCGATTATCTCCTTGCTCTGCTAACCGGTCTGCTGTTCTCGTTATTCGTCACGGCATTGAGTTGGCTCTTGCTAACAAGACATCAGCGGCCGGGCAAAGAGATCATGCTGGCCATTAAACAGGGCCAGTTCCACGTCGAGTACCAGCCGTTAGTCACCGCGCATGACGGCCAGCCATACGGCGTTGAAGCCCTCCTCCGCTGGACACATCCGACGGAAGGCATGATCCCACCCGATGTTTTTATCGGTTATGCGGAGACGCAGAATCTGATTATTCCGCTCACTCAGCACCTTTTTACGCTGGTCGCGCGCGATGCTCAGTTTCTCCATCAACAGCTACCGCAGGGCACACGTCTTAGCCTTAATCTTTCACCGCTACACCTGGCCTCAGAAAGTTTTCGCCGCGATGTAGAGGAGTGGATGAACACCATGCCCGCCGGGCATTTCAACTATGTTTTTGAAATCACTGAACGCACCATGGTGAGAGAAAAAAACGCGGGAGAAATCTTCGCCTGGCTGCACGCAAACAACGTTAAGATCGCCATTGATGATTTTGGCACCGGTCACAGTGCGCTGATTTATCTGGAAAAATACCCGTTCGATTATCTAAAAATCGACAGAGGTTTTGTGCAAAGCATTGGCACTGAAACCGTCACCTCTCCGGTTTTGGATACCGTGTTGCTGCTGGCAAAAAAGCTTAATCTGAAAACCGTGGCGGAAGGCGTAGAGACGGGCGATCAAGCGGCGTGGCTGGTGAATCGCGGCGTAACCCATTTGCAAGGTTACCTGTTTAGCCGCCCGTTAAGGCCGGAAAATCTCATCAGCTATTATCAACGCCAGCGGGCGCTGAGTTAA
- the mepS gene encoding bifunctional murein DD-endopeptidase/murein LD-carboxypeptidase, which yields MVKSQPILRYLRRIIPAVALATLLSACSSTHNGQNANNENHEVNNQNGFLLQASQDEFEQMVQNVDVKSRIMEQYSDWKGVRYRLGGDTKRGIDCSAFVQRTFREQFGLDLPRSTSEQQDTGKEISRNKLRAGDLVLFRAGSTGRHVGIYLGNDNFVHASTSSGVMISSLNDSYWKARYREARRVLAKNPS from the coding sequence ATGGTCAAGTCTCAACCAATACTGAGATACCTCAGGCGGATCATTCCCGCAGTAGCACTCGCAACACTTTTATCAGCATGTAGCAGTACCCATAACGGTCAGAACGCGAATAACGAGAATCATGAAGTTAACAACCAGAATGGTTTTTTACTTCAAGCGTCTCAGGACGAATTTGAACAAATGGTGCAGAACGTGGACGTTAAGTCCCGCATCATGGAACAGTACAGTGACTGGAAAGGTGTACGTTATCGCTTAGGCGGCGACACCAAACGCGGCATTGATTGTTCTGCTTTTGTTCAGCGCACCTTTCGCGAGCAGTTCGGTTTAGATTTGCCACGTTCAACGTCAGAACAGCAAGACACCGGTAAAGAAATTTCACGCAATAAGTTGCGTGCAGGTGACTTAGTGTTGTTCCGCGCGGGTTCAACCGGTCGTCACGTTGGCATCTATCTCGGTAACGATAATTTCGTTCACGCGTCTACCAGCAGTGGCGTCATGATTTCCAGTTTAAACGACAGTTATTGGAAAGCACGTTACCGCGAAGCGCGTCGGGTTTTAGCTAAAAATCCGAGCTAA
- a CDS encoding phosphatase PAP2 family protein, which translates to MRASRLITILLLNALGVMLFLSWYLPPDHGFWFGIDKAIFYGFNNQMVDHHGFAVLVAITNFRGFDVVSLLAMGLLYLWFWRRETPQGRRRMLAIGITMLLSAVILNQLGHLLPVQHSSPTLFFENVHRVSELTGIPAKDASKDSFPGDHGMMLIIFTCFMWRYFGFRAFLAGLIITVVFALPRVMAGAHWFTDIAVGSLSVVLVGMSWCLLTPFSDKVVNWLNRSLPGKYKPHA; encoded by the coding sequence ATGCGCGCTTCTCGATTAATCACCATTCTGCTGCTTAATGCATTGGGGGTGATGCTGTTCCTTTCATGGTACTTACCACCCGATCACGGGTTCTGGTTTGGTATCGATAAGGCCATTTTTTATGGCTTTAATAATCAGATGGTTGACCATCACGGCTTCGCTGTCTTAGTGGCTATCACTAACTTCCGCGGTTTTGATGTGGTTTCACTACTGGCGATGGGTTTGCTTTATCTGTGGTTCTGGCGTCGTGAGACACCGCAAGGCCGCCGTCGCATGCTGGCTATCGGCATCACCATGCTGCTAAGCGCGGTGATTCTTAACCAGCTCGGCCATTTGCTGCCGGTACAACACTCCAGCCCAACGCTCTTCTTTGAAAACGTGCATCGCGTAAGTGAATTAACCGGAATTCCGGCGAAAGATGCTTCGAAAGATAGCTTCCCTGGCGATCACGGCATGATGCTAATTATTTTTACCTGCTTTATGTGGCGCTATTTCGGCTTCCGCGCCTTCCTGGCGGGTTTGATTATTACCGTTGTGTTCGCTCTGCCGCGCGTTATGGCCGGGGCGCATTGGTTCACCGATATCGCTGTGGGTTCATTATCCGTGGTTCTGGTGGGCATGAGCTGGTGTTTATTAACACCGTTCAGCGACAAGGTAGTGAATTGGTTGAATCGTTCACTTCCGGGCAAATATAAGCCACACGCGTAA
- a CDS encoding CobW family GTP-binding protein: protein MTRVNLITGFLGSGKTTTLLHLLATKPANENWAILVNEFGEIGIDGALLADRGATLKEIPGGCMCCVNGLPLQVGLNMLLKQAKPDRLIIEPTGLGHPKQLLNMLRAAVYQPWIQVDATLTLLDPRQLADPRVVANENFRDQLVAADIIVANKSDRWSDEDRQRLQDWQQQFLGDRQIVEAAWGEIAPELLTQPALADRAVPDAAHHHASARPQGLAALKLDGQARWRRALNEGQGYASCGWIFDGDTVFDTIQALEWARLAPVDRVKGVLRTPDGLVNINRQGEDLFIETRPTTPPDSRIELIHHQPADWNLLQTGLLKIRLN, encoded by the coding sequence GTGACGCGCGTAAACCTCATCACTGGATTTCTCGGCAGCGGAAAAACCACCACCCTGCTGCACCTGTTAGCCACTAAACCTGCCAATGAAAACTGGGCGATTCTGGTCAATGAATTTGGCGAGATTGGTATCGATGGCGCGCTGCTGGCCGATCGCGGTGCAACGTTGAAAGAGATTCCCGGTGGCTGCATGTGCTGCGTCAATGGCTTGCCGTTGCAGGTGGGGCTAAACATGCTGCTGAAACAGGCTAAACCCGATCGCCTGATTATCGAACCTACCGGCCTTGGTCATCCAAAGCAGCTGCTGAATATGCTGCGCGCTGCCGTGTATCAGCCCTGGATTCAGGTTGATGCAACTTTAACGCTGCTCGATCCACGCCAGCTGGCTGATCCACGTGTGGTGGCGAACGAGAATTTTCGCGACCAGCTGGTGGCAGCAGATATTATTGTCGCCAATAAAAGCGATCGCTGGAGCGATGAAGATCGCCAGCGTTTACAGGATTGGCAGCAGCAGTTTTTAGGCGATCGTCAAATAGTGGAAGCGGCGTGGGGAGAGATTGCGCCCGAGCTCCTTACCCAACCCGCTTTGGCGGATCGTGCGGTACCTGATGCGGCGCATCATCATGCTTCTGCCCGTCCACAAGGGCTGGCGGCATTAAAACTGGATGGTCAGGCGCGCTGGCGACGTGCGTTAAATGAAGGCCAAGGCTATGCTTCTTGTGGCTGGATTTTTGATGGTGATACGGTGTTCGATACGATCCAGGCGCTAGAGTGGGCAAGGCTTGCACCGGTTGATCGGGTGAAAGGCGTGTTACGTACACCGGACGGTTTGGTTAACATCAACCGCCAGGGTGAGGACCTCTTTATTGAAACCCGGCCCACCACACCACCGGATAGCCGTATCGAATTGATCCATCATCAGCCAGCAGACTGGAATCTTTTGCAGACGGGCTTGTTGAAGATTCGTTTAAATTAG
- the yeiP gene encoding elongation factor P-like protein YeiP yields the protein MPKANEIKKGMAVTWNGKLLLVKDIDVQSPSARGAATLYKMRFTDVRTGLKVEERFKGDDIIDAISLSRRAVTFSYIDGDEYVFMDDEDYTPYNFKKDQIEEELLFIPEGGIPGIQVLTMDGQVLALELPQTVDMEIVDTSPGIKGASASARSKPAVMSTGLSIQVPEYLSNGERIRIHIAERRYMGRAD from the coding sequence ATGCCAAAGGCAAATGAGATAAAAAAAGGGATGGCAGTCACCTGGAACGGCAAACTGTTGCTGGTGAAAGACATTGATGTGCAAAGCCCCAGTGCGCGCGGTGCCGCTACGCTCTATAAGATGCGTTTTACCGATGTCCGCACCGGCTTGAAAGTGGAAGAGCGTTTTAAGGGCGACGATATTATTGATGCCATTTCGCTCAGCCGCCGCGCCGTCACCTTCTCTTATATAGACGGTGATGAATACGTATTTATGGATGATGAAGACTACACGCCTTACAACTTCAAGAAAGACCAAATCGAAGAAGAGCTGCTGTTTATTCCTGAAGGCGGTATTCCGGGCATTCAGGTGCTGACGATGGACGGCCAGGTTCTGGCACTGGAATTACCTCAAACGGTTGATATGGAAATTGTCGATACGTCGCCGGGCATCAAAGGCGCCTCCGCCAGTGCCCGCTCCAAACCTGCTGTTATGAGTACGGGTTTGTCTATTCAGGTGCCTGAATACCTCAGCAACGGCGAACGCATCCGCATTCATATTGCAGAACGACGTTATATGGGCCGCGCTGACTGA
- a CDS encoding YkgJ family cysteine cluster protein encodes MFCRDQCGACCTAPSISSPIPGMPHGKPANTRCVQLDEQQRCKIFGSPLRPAVCAGLQPSAEMCGNSRDSAMTFLLKLEAETAP; translated from the coding sequence ATGTTTTGTCGTGACCAGTGCGGTGCCTGTTGCACAGCCCCCTCAATCTCTTCTCCCATTCCAGGGATGCCGCACGGCAAGCCAGCAAACACGCGCTGCGTACAGCTCGACGAACAGCAGCGCTGCAAAATCTTTGGCTCGCCACTGCGCCCTGCGGTATGTGCCGGTTTACAGCCAAGCGCAGAAATGTGCGGCAACAGCCGCGATAGCGCCATGACTTTCCTGCTCAAACTGGAAGCCGAAACGGCGCCATAA
- the fruB gene encoding fused PTS fructose transporter subunit IIA/HPr protein encodes MFQLEVQAIHTGANAQNKEEAIRQVAAALTAAGNVAEGYVNGMLAREQQTTTFLGNGIAIPHGTTDTRDLVLKTGVQVYQFPQGVDWGEGQTAYVAIGIAAKSDEHLALLRQLTHVLSDDSIAEQLKSASAEELRALLMGENQAAEFKFDTSLIAIDVAASDLITLQALNAGRLQAAGAVDTSFIADVVSHTPLSLGQGIWLSDSAQGNLGSAVAVSRAAAPFQHQGENVALLLTVAANDQRPLEVLGYLSNLLLANKAERLLKADAAGILALLTSEVDEAAESLTAEFTIRNEHGLHARPGTALVSVIKQFNSDITVTNLDGSGKPANGRSLMKVVALGVKKGHRLRFTASGEDAQQALNAIEEAINSGLGEGVA; translated from the coding sequence ATGTTCCAGCTCGAAGTTCAGGCTATTCATACCGGTGCTAATGCACAGAATAAAGAAGAGGCCATTCGCCAGGTTGCCGCTGCGTTAACGGCTGCGGGAAATGTGGCCGAAGGCTACGTTAACGGCATGCTGGCGCGCGAACAGCAAACTACGACCTTCCTGGGTAATGGCATCGCCATTCCACACGGCACCACCGACACCCGCGATCTGGTACTGAAAACCGGCGTACAGGTTTATCAGTTTCCACAGGGCGTTGATTGGGGCGAAGGGCAAACGGCGTATGTGGCCATCGGTATTGCCGCGAAATCTGATGAACACCTCGCGCTGCTGCGCCAGCTTACCCATGTATTAAGCGATGACAGTATTGCTGAACAGCTGAAAAGCGCCTCGGCAGAAGAGCTGCGCGCGTTGCTAATGGGCGAAAATCAGGCGGCTGAGTTCAAATTCGATACCTCGCTGATAGCCATAGATGTTGCGGCCAGCGATTTAATTACCTTGCAGGCGCTGAACGCTGGTCGTCTGCAAGCGGCAGGCGCGGTGGATACGTCATTTATTGCCGATGTGGTTTCGCATACGCCGTTGAGTCTCGGGCAGGGCATTTGGCTCAGTGATAGCGCTCAGGGCAATCTCGGCAGCGCCGTGGCGGTAAGCCGTGCTGCTGCACCTTTCCAGCATCAGGGCGAAAATGTCGCGCTGCTACTCACCGTTGCGGCTAACGATCAGCGGCCGCTGGAAGTGTTGGGCTATCTCAGCAATCTGCTGCTGGCCAACAAAGCTGAACGGCTGCTGAAGGCGGATGCCGCCGGCATTTTGGCGTTGCTGACCAGCGAAGTGGATGAAGCCGCCGAGTCGCTGACCGCGGAATTCACTATCCGCAATGAGCACGGCCTGCATGCGCGTCCGGGTACCGCGTTGGTGAGCGTAATCAAACAGTTCAATAGTGACATCACCGTGACAAACCTTGACGGTAGCGGCAAACCCGCCAACGGCCGTAGTCTGATGAAAGTGGTTGCGCTGGGCGTGAAAAAAGGCCATCGCCTGCGCTTTACCGCCAGCGGCGAAGACGCACAGCAGGCGCTGAACGCAATTGAAGAAGCCATTAATTCTGGTTTAGGCGAGGGGGTTGCATGA
- the fruK gene encoding 1-phosphofructokinase: MSRRVATITLNPAYDLVGYTPEIERGEVNLVKTTGLHAAGKGINVAKVLKDLGIDVTVGGFLGKENQDGFQQLFSELGIANRFQVVQGRTRINVKLTEKDGDVTDLNFSGFEVTAQDWDRFTADSLTWLGQFDMVCVSGSLPAGVAPEAFTKWMSDLRTLCPCIIFDSSREALVAGLKAAPWLVKPNRRELEIWAGRKLPALQDVIDAAHELREQGIAHVVISLGAEGALWVNASGEWIAKPPACEVVSTVGAGDSMVGGLIYGLLMRESSEHTLRLATAVAAMAVSQSNVGVTDRTQLAAMMARVDLQPVN; encoded by the coding sequence ATGAGCCGTCGTGTCGCAACAATTACATTAAATCCCGCTTACGATCTGGTCGGATACACGCCTGAGATTGAGCGCGGTGAAGTTAACCTGGTAAAAACCACCGGTCTGCATGCAGCGGGTAAAGGTATTAACGTTGCCAAGGTACTGAAGGATTTAGGCATCGATGTCACCGTCGGCGGTTTTCTCGGCAAAGAGAATCAGGATGGTTTTCAGCAGCTGTTCAGCGAACTGGGCATTGCCAACCGCTTTCAGGTGGTGCAGGGCCGCACGCGCATTAACGTCAAGCTGACGGAAAAAGATGGCGATGTGACCGATCTCAATTTCTCCGGATTTGAGGTTACGGCGCAGGATTGGGATCGTTTCACGGCGGACTCGTTAACCTGGCTCGGCCAGTTCGACATGGTATGCGTCAGCGGCAGCTTGCCAGCGGGCGTTGCGCCAGAAGCATTTACCAAATGGATGAGCGATCTGCGCACGCTCTGTCCTTGCATCATCTTCGACAGCAGCCGTGAAGCGCTGGTCGCCGGTCTGAAAGCCGCGCCCTGGTTGGTTAAACCGAATCGTCGCGAGCTGGAAATTTGGGCCGGACGCAAGCTGCCTGCGCTGCAGGACGTGATTGATGCCGCGCATGAACTGCGCGAGCAGGGCATCGCGCACGTGGTGATTTCTCTCGGCGCAGAGGGCGCGCTATGGGTTAACGCTTCCGGCGAATGGATTGCCAAACCGCCCGCCTGTGAAGTGGTCAGCACCGTGGGTGCAGGCGACTCTATGGTCGGCGGCCTGATTTACGGCCTGCTGATGCGTGAATCCAGCGAGCACACGCTGCGTCTGGCAACGGCAGTGGCGGCGATGGCCGTCAGCCAAAGTAACGTTGGCGTTACCGATCGTACCCAGTTGGCCGCGATGATGGCGCGCGTCGACTTACAACCCGTTAACTAA
- the fruA gene encoding PTS fructose transporter subunit IIBC produces the protein MKTLLIKDSSLGLASGHLALERLRATAAQAGLTLTDNAAEAELVLVAGHNVPDDAQLAGKSVARVDVQQALRDPLAAINQAKASAKTWQPATSAAAVPVAAQSSGQKRIVAVTACPTGVAHTFMAAEAIQAEATRRGWWVKVETRGSVGAGNAITPEEVAAADLVIVAADIDVDLAKFAGKPMYRTSTSLALKKTAQELDKAQAEAKTYQPSGNQTASAQSDSKEKAGAYRHLLTGVSYMLPMVVAGGLSIALSFAFGITAFKEQGTLAAALMQIGGGSAFALMVPVLAGFIAFSIADRPGLTPGLIGGMIATSINAGFLGGIIAGFIAGYAAKMLSSKVKLPQSMEALKPILIIPLVASLITGLLMIYVVGKPVAGIMSGLTHWLANMGTANAVLLGAILGGMMCTDMGGPVNKVAYAFGVGLLSSQTYAPMAAIMAAGMVPPLAMGLATMVARRKFNKGQQEGGKAALVLGLCFISEGAIPFAARDPMRVLPCCIVGGAVTGAISMAIGAKLMAPHGGLFVLLIPGAITPVLGYLMAIVIGTAVAGLGYAILKRPEEELAKAA, from the coding sequence ATGAAAACGCTGCTGATAAAAGATTCTTCACTGGGACTGGCATCAGGACATCTGGCGCTGGAACGCTTACGCGCCACTGCGGCGCAGGCCGGATTAACACTCACCGATAATGCCGCTGAAGCAGAGCTGGTGCTGGTTGCGGGCCATAACGTGCCTGATGATGCGCAGTTGGCAGGCAAATCTGTGGCGCGGGTGGATGTGCAGCAGGCGCTGCGCGATCCGCTGGCGGCGATCAATCAAGCCAAAGCAAGCGCCAAAACCTGGCAACCTGCGACGTCGGCAGCTGCTGTACCGGTTGCAGCGCAGAGCAGTGGCCAGAAACGTATTGTCGCGGTGACCGCGTGCCCAACCGGCGTGGCGCATACCTTTATGGCTGCCGAAGCCATTCAGGCCGAAGCAACCAGGCGTGGCTGGTGGGTGAAAGTAGAAACCCGTGGTTCAGTCGGCGCGGGCAACGCCATCACGCCAGAAGAAGTGGCCGCAGCCGATCTGGTGATCGTCGCGGCGGATATCGACGTGGATCTGGCGAAATTTGCCGGTAAGCCGATGTACCGCACCTCAACCAGCCTGGCATTGAAAAAGACGGCTCAAGAGCTGGATAAAGCGCAGGCTGAAGCGAAAACTTATCAGCCGAGCGGCAATCAGACGGCTAGCGCGCAGAGCGACAGCAAAGAGAAAGCCGGTGCGTACCGTCATCTGCTGACCGGCGTTTCCTATATGCTGCCGATGGTGGTGGCGGGTGGTTTGAGCATCGCGCTCTCTTTTGCCTTCGGTATTACCGCCTTTAAAGAGCAGGGCACCCTGGCCGCTGCACTGATGCAAATTGGCGGCGGCAGCGCCTTCGCCCTGATGGTTCCGGTTCTGGCCGGCTTCATTGCCTTCTCGATTGCGGACCGTCCGGGTCTGACACCTGGTTTGATTGGCGGCATGATCGCCACCAGCATTAACGCCGGTTTCCTTGGCGGTATCATCGCCGGTTTCATTGCCGGTTATGCCGCTAAAATGCTCAGCAGCAAAGTGAAACTGCCGCAGAGTATGGAAGCGTTGAAGCCGATTCTGATCATTCCGCTGGTGGCGAGCTTAATTACCGGTCTGCTGATGATTTACGTGGTTGGTAAGCCAGTGGCTGGCATCATGAGCGGCCTGACTCACTGGTTGGCCAACATGGGGACGGCTAACGCGGTTCTGCTGGGGGCGATCCTTGGTGGCATGATGTGTACCGATATGGGCGGCCCGGTGAACAAAGTCGCCTATGCATTTGGCGTTGGCCTGCTGAGTTCGCAAACCTACGCGCCAATGGCGGCGATTATGGCGGCCGGTATGGTGCCACCGCTGGCGATGGGCCTGGCGACGATGGTTGCGCGTCGTAAGTTTAATAAAGGTCAGCAAGAGGGCGGCAAAGCGGCGCTGGTGCTCGGCTTATGCTTCATCTCTGAAGGTGCGATTCCATTTGCTGCACGTGACCCAATGCGTGTGCTGCCATGCTGTATCGTGGGTGGCGCGGTAACAGGCGCAATTTCGATGGCGATTGGCGCCAAACTGATGGCACCGCACGGTGGTCTGTTCGTGCTGCTGATCCCAGGCGCGATTACGCCAGTGCTGGGTTACCTGATGGCGATTGTGATCGGTACCGCAGTAGCGGGTCTCGGCTACGCGATTCTGAAACGTCCGGAAGAAGAGCTGGCGAAAGCAGCGTAA
- the nfo gene encoding deoxyribonuclease IV: MKYIGAHVSASGGVDQAVIRAHELEATAFALFTKNQRQWRAAPLSGEVIDAFKTACDRYNFTSAQILPHDSYLINLGHPVMEALEKSRDAFLDEMQRAEQLGLTLLNFHPGSHLKQIEEEACLKRIAESINIALDKTSSVVAVIENTAGQGSNLGFRFEHLATIIEHVEDKSRVGVCIDTCHAFAGGYDLRSEEACVETFSEFERIVGFQYLRGMHLNDAKSTLGSRVDRHHSLGEGNIGKTAFSWLMKNKRFDGIPMILETINPDIWKDEIAWLKAEQQG; this comes from the coding sequence ATGAAATATATCGGCGCACACGTCAGTGCATCCGGCGGCGTGGACCAGGCAGTGATCCGTGCCCACGAACTTGAAGCCACAGCCTTTGCGCTGTTCACTAAAAACCAGCGCCAGTGGCGTGCGGCGCCGCTCTCGGGTGAAGTCATTGATGCCTTCAAGACCGCCTGCGATCGCTACAATTTTACCTCTGCGCAGATCCTGCCGCACGATAGCTATCTGATTAACCTCGGCCATCCGGTGATGGAAGCGCTGGAAAAATCACGTGATGCGTTTCTCGACGAGATGCAACGTGCCGAACAGCTGGGCTTAACGTTGCTGAATTTCCATCCAGGCAGCCATCTTAAGCAGATTGAAGAAGAAGCCTGTCTGAAGCGTATCGCCGAATCGATTAACATCGCGCTGGATAAAACCAGCAGTGTGGTCGCTGTCATCGAAAACACCGCCGGCCAGGGCAGCAACCTTGGTTTCCGCTTCGAACATCTCGCCACCATTATTGAGCATGTGGAAGATAAGTCGCGCGTTGGCGTGTGTATTGATACCTGCCACGCCTTTGCCGGTGGATACGATCTGCGCAGCGAAGAAGCCTGTGTGGAGACCTTTAGCGAATTTGAACGCATCGTTGGTTTCCAGTATCTGCGCGGCATGCACCTGAATGATGCCAAAAGCACGCTGGGCAGCCGCGTTGACCGCCATCACAGCTTAGGTGAAGGCAATATCGGCAAAACGGCGTTTAGCTGGCTGATGAAGAATAAACGTTTTGACGGCATTCCGATGATTCTGGAAACCATCAATCCGGATATCTGGAAGGATGAGATTGCGTGGTTGAAGGCTGAGCAACAGGGATAA
- a CDS encoding YeiH family putative sulfate export transporter, translating to MAELSVNKPPFHLHHWLPGLLLTAAIAGGAAWLANQPWLAGAGFGALTLAIILGIVLGNTLYPHITEHCDSGVLLAKQRLLRLGIILYGFRITVQQIADVGISGVLIDALVLSSTFLLTCLIGIRLLKMDRETVWLIGAGSSICGAAAVLASEPIVKAPPSKVAVAVATVVLFGTIGIVIYPLLWTLLPNVSAAHFGIFTGSTLHEVAQVVAAGHAMGAEAENTAVIAKMLRVMMLAPFLLILGSWLKRQRSQQAAQPTSASFPWFALLFIVVALFNSLHLLPAQVVGTLNQLANLLLAMAMAALGLTTRFSALKQAGFKPLLLGLVMFGWLILGGGALNMLVQHFMA from the coding sequence ATGGCTGAGCTAAGCGTCAATAAACCCCCGTTTCATCTACATCACTGGCTGCCGGGTTTACTGCTGACCGCGGCCATTGCCGGTGGTGCGGCGTGGTTAGCCAATCAGCCGTGGCTGGCGGGTGCCGGATTCGGCGCGCTAACCTTAGCGATAATCCTGGGCATCGTGCTAGGCAATACTCTTTATCCACACATCACCGAACACTGCGACAGTGGTGTGCTGCTGGCGAAGCAGCGCTTGCTGCGCCTCGGTATCATCCTTTATGGCTTTCGTATTACCGTGCAGCAGATTGCCGATGTGGGTATCAGCGGCGTGCTGATTGATGCGCTAGTGCTCAGCTCAACGTTCCTGCTGACCTGTTTAATCGGCATTCGTCTGCTGAAGATGGATCGCGAAACCGTATGGCTAATTGGCGCGGGCAGCAGCATTTGCGGCGCAGCGGCGGTGCTAGCGAGCGAGCCTATCGTTAAAGCGCCACCGTCAAAAGTGGCGGTGGCCGTGGCGACGGTGGTGCTGTTTGGCACGATAGGCATCGTGATTTATCCGCTGCTATGGACGCTGCTGCCTAACGTCAGCGCAGCCCATTTCGGCATCTTCACCGGTTCTACGCTGCATGAAGTGGCGCAGGTCGTCGCAGCCGGACACGCGATGGGCGCCGAGGCGGAAAACACCGCGGTAATCGCTAAAATGCTGCGCGTGATGATGCTGGCGCCGTTCTTGCTGATTCTAGGTAGCTGGTTGAAGCGCCAGCGTAGCCAGCAGGCTGCACAGCCGACATCCGCCAGCTTCCCGTGGTTTGCGCTGCTGTTTATTGTCGTTGCGCTGTTTAACTCGCTGCATCTACTGCCTGCCCAGGTGGTTGGCACGCTCAATCAGCTGGCAAATTTGCTGCTGGCAATGGCGATGGCCGCGCTGGGTTTGACCACCCGCTTTAGCGCATTAAAGCAGGCTGGCTTTAAACCACTGCTGCTCGGACTGGTGATGTTTGGCTGGTTGATTCTGGGCGGCGGCGCACTCAATATGCTGGTGCAACATTTCATGGCTTAA